Proteins from a genomic interval of Niabella soli DSM 19437:
- a CDS encoding outer membrane beta-barrel family protein, protein MIRYFTLGLLLLLATGIYAQNGQMPSGSLYGKVVDSATNKGIDAATVQLLQIKKDSNGTTKETIVTGMLTKANGEFNLDGVPVMGRYMLQISGIGHTTYRKPFQFFDPSKMQKGNRDMSSMMNNLDKDLGNIKLAIDNQTLSNVTVTAAKPTMSLGIDRKVYNVENNLMAAGGTATDLLKNIPAVNVDIDGNVSIRNASPQLFVDGRPTTLTLDQIPSDQIESIEVITNPSAKYDASGGNAGILNIVLKKAKRVGYSGNVRAGIDQRGKWNLGGNVNIRQGKFNFFANANYNQRKSISNGVTDRNTFGKDTTFHLLQNDHNLSNGEFMFGRAGFDYFFDNRNTFTLSGIGVKGNFNNSTESNLLVDTLAPGFDAQSKTIRLSDSRFGFRNLGGSFGYVHNFPKSGHQLTADLNINKSRNNSTSNINNQIFSNSAGSQTGTFQQQQLGSGNNNRLTAQADYTNPISDNSKLEAGVRINSTKTNSVSNLYYMQNGSFVLQPPLSSQYNYKDQVLAAYGNFSSKVGQNFGYQVGLRAERSNYDGTVFSSTKNPDGSYSESSNAFNIKYPVSLFPSVFLSQKLNDKQDFQLNYSRRINRPSFFQLFPYTDYSDSLNLSRGNPNLSPEFVNSFELSYSNNFTRKNNLILSVYYKHTTGLITRYSYKDINPLSGDSVIVNSFTNANSGFVGGFEAISKNSITPWWDLTSNINVYTSKINVDDPSIRTSKQLYSWFGKINNEIKLPKNFTLQLSGDYTSKTVLAPGGSASSGSGGGRGFMGTVSGNAQGFSMPNYGVDAALKYEFLKAKAASITLSVNDIFKTRKSDVYTDAGFYDQHQMRTRDQQFFRLNFSYRFGKFDAALFKRKNVKGEQESIQGGMQGMGGQ, encoded by the coding sequence ATGATAAGATATTTTACGCTCGGATTATTGTTACTGCTCGCAACGGGAATATATGCTCAAAATGGCCAGATGCCCAGTGGCTCACTTTATGGCAAAGTTGTTGACTCCGCTACTAATAAAGGCATCGATGCCGCTACGGTTCAACTGCTCCAGATAAAAAAAGACTCCAACGGCACAACAAAAGAAACCATTGTTACAGGGATGCTTACCAAGGCGAACGGGGAATTTAACCTGGATGGGGTGCCCGTAATGGGAAGATATATGCTTCAAATTTCTGGTATTGGTCATACTACCTATCGCAAGCCTTTCCAGTTTTTTGATCCTTCAAAAATGCAAAAAGGCAACAGGGATATGAGCAGCATGATGAATAACCTGGACAAAGACCTGGGAAATATTAAGCTGGCGATCGACAACCAAACGCTGTCGAACGTAACGGTTACTGCAGCCAAACCCACCATGAGCCTGGGTATTGACCGTAAAGTGTATAACGTGGAAAACAACCTGATGGCAGCAGGGGGAACCGCTACCGACCTGCTGAAAAATATTCCGGCCGTAAATGTGGACATAGACGGAAACGTGAGTATCCGTAATGCATCGCCCCAGTTATTTGTGGATGGAAGGCCCACCACCCTCACGCTGGATCAGATCCCTTCTGATCAGATCGAATCAATCGAGGTAATCACCAATCCTTCCGCAAAATATGACGCCTCCGGAGGTAATGCCGGTATTTTGAACATCGTGCTGAAGAAAGCAAAACGTGTAGGCTACAGTGGTAATGTGAGGGCTGGTATCGACCAAAGAGGAAAATGGAACCTGGGCGGCAACGTCAATATCCGCCAGGGCAAGTTCAACTTTTTTGCCAACGCGAACTACAATCAGCGCAAATCGATTTCTAATGGAGTAACCGATCGGAACACTTTTGGAAAAGACACTACCTTCCACCTGTTACAGAACGACCATAACCTGAGCAACGGCGAGTTTATGTTTGGCCGCGCCGGCTTTGATTATTTCTTTGACAACCGGAATACGTTCACCCTTTCAGGCATCGGCGTAAAAGGGAACTTTAATAATAGTACGGAGAGCAATTTGCTTGTGGATACATTGGCTCCCGGCTTTGATGCACAATCAAAAACAATCCGTTTATCCGATAGCCGTTTTGGCTTCAGAAACCTGGGGGGAAGCTTTGGATATGTACATAATTTCCCAAAAAGCGGGCATCAACTGACCGCAGATCTCAATATTAACAAAAGCAGGAACAACAGTACCTCCAATATCAACAATCAGATCTTTAGCAATAGTGCGGGTTCGCAAACCGGTACGTTCCAGCAACAGCAATTGGGCTCGGGAAATAATAACCGGTTAACCGCCCAGGCGGATTATACCAACCCTATCAGCGACAACTCCAAACTGGAGGCAGGCGTTCGCATCAACAGCACAAAAACGAATAGCGTAAGTAATTTGTATTATATGCAGAACGGATCGTTTGTATTGCAGCCGCCCCTGTCATCACAATACAACTATAAGGACCAGGTATTGGCAGCTTACGGTAATTTCAGCAGTAAAGTAGGCCAAAACTTTGGCTACCAGGTAGGGTTAAGAGCAGAACGCTCCAATTATGACGGTACGGTTTTTTCCAGCACGAAAAATCCCGATGGCTCTTATAGTGAAAGCAGCAATGCCTTTAATATAAAATACCCTGTGAGCTTGTTTCCCAGCGTTTTCCTTAGTCAGAAACTGAACGACAAACAAGACTTTCAATTGAACTACAGCCGCAGAATTAACCGGCCGAGCTTCTTCCAGTTATTCCCTTATACGGATTACTCGGACTCACTGAACCTGAGCCGCGGTAATCCCAATCTTAGCCCGGAATTTGTAAACTCCTTTGAGCTCTCTTATTCCAATAATTTCACCAGGAAGAATAACCTGATCCTGTCTGTTTATTACAAACACACCACCGGGTTGATTACCCGTTACAGTTATAAAGACATTAACCCGCTCAGCGGCGACTCGGTTATTGTAAACTCGTTCACTAACGCCAACTCCGGTTTCGTGGGCGGCTTTGAAGCGATCAGTAAAAACAGTATCACTCCCTGGTGGGATCTTACCAGCAACATCAACGTGTATACCTCTAAGATCAATGTTGATGATCCTTCTATTCGTACCTCCAAACAATTATACAGTTGGTTTGGCAAAATCAATAACGAGATTAAACTTCCTAAAAATTTCACCCTGCAATTGTCCGGCGACTATACCTCAAAAACAGTCTTAGCTCCCGGCGGTAGCGCGTCGAGCGGATCGGGCGGCGGCCGAGGCTTTATGGGAACCGTAAGCGGTAACGCTCAGGGATTTTCGATGCCCAATTACGGCGTAGACGCAGCGCTGAAATATGAGTTCCTGAAAGCAAAAGCCGCATCCATTACCTTATCCGTAAACGATATTTTCAAAACACGCAAAAGCGATGTTTATACCGATGCAGGATTTTATGATCAACACCAGATGCGCACAAGAGATCAACAGTTCTTCCGCCTCAACTTTTCTTATCGTTTTGGAAAATTTGACGCAGCGCTGTTCAAAAGAAAAAATGTAAAAGGAGAACAGGAAAGTATCCAGGGAGGCATGCAGGGAATGGGTGGCCAATAA
- a CDS encoding glycosyltransferase family 4 protein, with protein MEKELHIVCPDVPCPADYGCIIDIMNRIRALHASGIRIHLHYFSENHSNAPRELHSFCQSVCLYEPRNKRQCSGASLPYNVAARINDLLIERLNADDHPILIEGLSCTGIIPFLKNNQRSICVRMHTNEELYYQELARSTTGLFKKFHYAAESRHIKKYTAALPKNVLLACVSDPDLSFFRERGFENIFRLPTFPNWQRVNSLEGIGTHCLFHGKLSVPDNEQAALWLLHKVFNKVRVPFIIAGKDPSRQLQKAAALCEHTCLVSNPCESEINDLVQKAHINILPNLNKNCTGTRLKLLHALYSGRHCVTTPSMIAESGLGATCHIGTTPNALASIISQLYYKPFEEDEIQLRKALVEKTFDNSKNTACLIDHLW; from the coding sequence TTGGAAAAAGAATTACATATCGTTTGTCCTGATGTTCCGTGTCCTGCCGACTATGGCTGTATCATCGACATCATGAACCGGATAAGAGCCTTGCATGCATCCGGAATACGCATACACCTTCATTATTTCAGTGAAAATCACAGCAATGCTCCCCGGGAATTACATTCCTTTTGCCAGTCGGTGTGTTTGTATGAACCAAGAAATAAAAGGCAATGCAGCGGTGCTTCCCTGCCCTATAATGTTGCGGCACGCATCAATGATTTACTGATCGAACGGTTAAATGCTGATGACCACCCTATTCTTATAGAAGGCCTGTCCTGCACGGGAATCATTCCTTTTTTAAAAAACAATCAGCGTAGTATTTGTGTGCGTATGCATACCAATGAGGAGCTCTATTATCAGGAGCTGGCGCGAAGCACCACCGGGCTTTTTAAAAAATTTCATTATGCAGCAGAAAGCCGGCATATAAAAAAATACACGGCCGCACTTCCTAAAAATGTGTTGCTGGCCTGCGTTTCGGATCCCGATCTTTCTTTTTTCAGGGAACGGGGGTTTGAAAACATATTTCGCCTTCCCACTTTTCCCAACTGGCAGCGCGTGAACAGCCTGGAGGGAATAGGCACCCATTGCCTCTTTCATGGAAAATTATCTGTGCCGGACAATGAACAGGCCGCCTTATGGTTATTGCATAAAGTATTTAACAAAGTACGGGTCCCCTTTATTATTGCAGGTAAAGACCCCAGCAGGCAATTACAAAAAGCCGCGGCGCTGTGTGAGCATACCTGCCTGGTAAGCAACCCCTGCGAATCAGAAATTAATGACCTGGTACAAAAGGCACATATAAATATTCTCCCCAACCTTAATAAAAATTGCACCGGAACCCGGTTAAAACTACTGCACGCATTGTATTCCGGGCGGCACTGCGTAACAACTCCTTCTATGATAGCTGAAAGCGGACTGGGAGCTACCTGCCATATCGGGACTACGCCTAACGCCCTGGCTTCCATTATTTCTCAGCTATATTATAAACCTTTTGAAGAGGATGAAATTCAGCTCCGCAAAGCCCTCGTGGAGAAAACTTTTGACAACTCAAAAAATACCGCCTGCCTGATTGACCATCTTTGGTAA
- a CDS encoding LEA type 2 family protein, whose amino-acid sequence MKRILIIVVIAGLLLPSCMKYQDIKFLGVDHVRIGKLGMNESTLDMNLVFNNPNRMGATINNARGQAWIQDIYIGDFLLSEDVKIPASSNFSVPVSLKLNLKDLVKNSLNLITRDSIALRVDGSAQLSKGGIIKNFPLRYSGRQSSQQLLGQLRF is encoded by the coding sequence ATGAAACGAATCTTAATTATTGTAGTTATAGCAGGGCTGCTACTCCCCTCCTGCATGAAATATCAGGATATAAAATTTTTGGGAGTAGACCATGTAAGGATTGGCAAACTGGGGATGAATGAGTCCACGTTGGACATGAACCTGGTGTTTAATAACCCCAACAGAATGGGCGCCACTATTAATAATGCCCGCGGCCAGGCCTGGATACAGGATATCTATATCGGTGATTTTTTGTTAAGCGAAGACGTGAAAATTCCCGCCTCAAGCAATTTTTCAGTACCGGTAAGCCTGAAGTTAAATCTGAAAGACCTTGTAAAAAACTCCCTGAACCTCATTACCCGGGATTCTATAGCGCTTCGGGTAGATGGCAGCGCACAACTGAGCAAAGGCGGCATTATAAAAAATTTCCCGCTCCGTTATTCCGGCAGGCAATCGTCTCAACAATTATTGGGACAATTAAGATTTTAG
- the pyrE gene encoding orotate phosphoribosyltransferase has product MNDAKIVAEKLLQVNAVKLRPEEPFTWASGWKSPIYCDNRSVLSFPFVRDFIKSELTNVLFEQFSEADGIAGVATGAIAWGALAADQLKLPFIYVRPKPKEHGLGNQVEGLFEKGQKVAVVEDLVSTGKSSLQAVDALVAAGLNVVGMVSIFTYDFQVAKEAFAERGINYKPLTSYPVLLELALEKGLIKEADAALLLNWREDPANWKGI; this is encoded by the coding sequence ATGAATGATGCAAAAATTGTTGCAGAGAAATTATTACAGGTAAATGCCGTGAAGTTACGCCCCGAAGAGCCCTTTACCTGGGCAAGTGGCTGGAAAAGCCCGATTTATTGCGACAACCGCAGTGTGCTGTCTTTTCCCTTTGTACGCGATTTTATAAAAAGTGAGTTGACTAATGTGCTTTTTGAACAATTTAGCGAAGCGGATGGTATTGCCGGCGTTGCTACCGGCGCTATTGCCTGGGGGGCGCTGGCTGCGGATCAACTAAAACTGCCTTTTATTTATGTGCGCCCCAAACCGAAGGAGCATGGATTGGGCAACCAGGTGGAAGGATTGTTTGAAAAAGGGCAAAAGGTAGCCGTGGTAGAAGACCTGGTGAGCACCGGAAAAAGCAGCCTGCAGGCCGTAGATGCGCTTGTTGCCGCTGGTTTGAACGTGGTGGGGATGGTTTCCATTTTTACCTACGACTTCCAGGTGGCTAAAGAGGCATTTGCCGAAAGGGGAATAAATTACAAGCCATTGACCAGCTACCCGGTGTTGCTGGAGCTGGCCCTTGAAAAGGGACTTATTAAGGAAGCGGATGCGGCCCTTTTGTTAAACTGGCGGGAAGATCCTGCCAACTGGAAGGGCATTTAG
- a CDS encoding NUDIX hydrolase, protein MQIKIHINDKILYLCNVLDQPLQTLLHHPETVFIDELNGHSVKAMLRELTLPEISTGIFLHQDFDELKKVFFKKFEVVQAGGGLVTNEKNEVLMIFRRGFWDLPKGKRETGETIEDCAIREVQEETGLTQVTLKAPLQITYHTYELGTHHILKESHWFLMNAKAEEALIPQTEEDIEKITWVDPNDIDPYKEKAYASIKEVLTAWRSEKAQ, encoded by the coding sequence ATGCAAATTAAAATCCATATAAACGATAAAATACTTTACCTGTGCAATGTATTGGACCAACCCCTGCAAACCTTATTGCACCACCCGGAAACGGTTTTTATTGATGAACTGAACGGGCATTCAGTAAAAGCCATGCTCCGCGAACTGACGTTGCCCGAGATCAGCACGGGCATATTTTTACACCAGGATTTCGACGAACTGAAAAAAGTGTTTTTCAAAAAATTTGAAGTGGTACAGGCCGGGGGCGGATTGGTTACAAATGAAAAAAATGAAGTGCTGATGATCTTCAGACGGGGCTTCTGGGATCTGCCCAAAGGGAAACGGGAAACGGGCGAAACTATTGAAGACTGCGCGATCAGAGAAGTGCAGGAAGAAACAGGGCTTACACAAGTAACGCTGAAAGCGCCCTTGCAGATAACCTATCACACTTACGAACTGGGTACCCATCATATCCTTAAGGAGTCGCATTGGTTTTTAATGAATGCAAAAGCAGAAGAGGCGCTAATTCCGCAAACCGAAGAAGACATTGAAAAGATCACCTGGGTGGACCCGAACGATATCGATCCTTATAAAGAAAAGGCTTATGCCTCAATTAAAGAGGTGTTGACTGCCTGGCGTAGTGAAAAGGCACAATAA
- a CDS encoding DUF2851 family protein, which produces MNEQLLQYIWQFQYFNLRDLVTIDGEPVCIIKAGTLNRNQGPDFENARIRIGETTWAGAVEVHLKTSDWNRHQHQHDKNYRKVILHVVYEHDEWQSGIPVLELKTLISRSLLKKYYVLMNAQAFIPCERQIGKVPDIIFNVWKSRLIAERLIRKGRLIQVYQKKNKHHWAESFWWLLARNFGVPVNADAFESMARSIPLPLLAKHKNQIQQLEALLLGQAGLLQETFDDPYPKMLQREYAFLQKKYNLVPIAGPVHFLRMRPGNFPTIRLAQLASVVHSSVHLFSKILEKTALQEIRLLFKVGTNDFWNYHYNLKEEGLFKEKPVGASMINNIIVNTVCPMLFAYGDAVDKNELKERAVRWLEDIPAEKNAITKEFSALGVVIKSALDSQSLIEQQTRYCEERQCLKCTVGNYLLKKEK; this is translated from the coding sequence ATGAACGAGCAGCTACTCCAGTATATCTGGCAATTCCAGTATTTTAACCTCCGGGACCTGGTTACAATTGATGGCGAGCCGGTCTGCATTATAAAGGCCGGAACCCTGAACCGGAACCAGGGGCCCGATTTTGAGAATGCACGTATCAGGATTGGTGAGACTACCTGGGCGGGAGCGGTGGAAGTGCATTTGAAAACTTCGGATTGGAACCGGCATCAGCACCAGCATGATAAAAACTACAGGAAAGTGATCCTGCATGTCGTTTATGAACACGACGAATGGCAGTCGGGGATACCCGTACTTGAATTAAAAACATTGATATCCAGAAGCCTGCTGAAAAAATATTATGTGCTGATGAACGCACAGGCATTTATACCCTGTGAACGACAGATCGGAAAAGTTCCGGATATTATTTTCAATGTATGGAAGAGTCGCTTGATCGCGGAACGTTTGATCCGTAAAGGAAGGCTCATACAAGTATACCAGAAGAAGAATAAACATCACTGGGCGGAAAGCTTCTGGTGGCTGCTGGCAAGAAATTTTGGTGTACCGGTGAATGCTGATGCCTTTGAATCGATGGCGCGATCCATTCCGTTGCCATTGCTGGCAAAACATAAAAATCAAATTCAGCAACTGGAAGCCCTGCTGCTGGGGCAGGCAGGCTTGCTGCAGGAGACCTTTGATGATCCCTATCCTAAAATGTTGCAACGTGAATACGCGTTCCTGCAAAAAAAATATAACCTGGTACCCATTGCCGGGCCGGTTCATTTTTTGCGCATGCGGCCGGGCAATTTCCCCACCATCCGGTTGGCGCAGCTTGCATCGGTGGTTCACTCATCGGTGCATTTATTTTCAAAAATACTGGAGAAAACGGCGTTGCAGGAAATAAGGCTTTTGTTTAAGGTCGGCACCAATGATTTCTGGAATTACCACTACAATCTTAAGGAGGAAGGCCTGTTTAAAGAAAAGCCGGTTGGTGCGTCAATGATCAACAACATTATTGTTAACACTGTGTGCCCCATGCTTTTTGCCTACGGCGATGCTGTTGATAAAAATGAACTGAAGGAGCGGGCGGTTCGTTGGCTGGAAGATATACCCGCGGAAAAAAATGCGATAACGAAAGAGTTTAGCGCATTGGGTGTTGTTATTAAATCGGCGCTGGATTCCCAATCATTAATAGAACAGCAAACCCGCTATTGCGAAGAACGGCAATGTCTGAAATGCACCGTGGGCAATTACCTTTTGAAAAAGGAAAAATAA
- a CDS encoding Maf family protein: MTSDPVILASSSPRRKRLLELADIPFTVLTKEIDETFRPGLELNAAVTDVAKRKALAIKDQVGSDNIIIAADTIVVLNDWVIGKPANKDEAINILTQLQGNTHRVITGVALLKHTKEILFSECTEVVLHPLTPQQIIYYIDKYQPFDKAGAYAIQEWIGVVGIKKINGDFYNVMGLPVSRVLQELEQL; encoded by the coding sequence ATGACCAGCGATCCTGTTATACTTGCCTCCTCGTCGCCCCGGCGCAAACGGCTTTTAGAGCTGGCAGATATTCCCTTTACGGTACTGACGAAAGAAATTGATGAAACCTTCAGGCCCGGACTGGAACTGAATGCCGCTGTTACAGATGTAGCCAAACGGAAAGCTTTGGCAATAAAGGATCAGGTGGGGTCTGATAACATTATTATTGCTGCGGATACGATCGTTGTCTTAAATGATTGGGTCATTGGAAAGCCCGCGAATAAAGATGAGGCCATTAATATCCTCACCCAACTGCAGGGGAATACACACCGGGTGATTACGGGTGTTGCGTTACTGAAACATACAAAGGAGATTCTGTTTTCCGAATGCACTGAAGTGGTATTACATCCGTTAACGCCGCAGCAGATTATTTACTATATCGACAAATACCAGCCCTTTGATAAGGCGGGCGCTTATGCCATCCAGGAATGGATCGGTGTGGTGGGCATAAAAAAGATCAATGGTGATTTTTATAATGTTATGGGTTTGCCTGTGAGCCGTGTATTGCAAGAGCTGGAGCAATTGTAG
- a CDS encoding geranylgeranylglycerol-phosphate geranylgeranyltransferase — translation MKLIPAFLKLVRWPNLIFIMLTQVLFQYGIYYPVYRNSIPAGDTLQFILLVVASLFIAAGGNIINDYFDMNIDRINNPRKMVIGKYINRRWALLWHLVLSVLGILLTAIAVNPFSRWYLVVANVICVILLWFYSARFKKDTLIGNVIVSLLTAWTIMIIFLSKFSFFDAFHNALPQQLKLFRFAVLYSGFAFIISLVREAIKDVEDIAGDRKYGCKTMPIVWGINATKVYVAVWIMLLIALLGVVQVYILQLGWWLGVAYCTVLIIVPALYLFKKLIGANSSKDYHDISNLTKTIMLTGILSMITFYFYL, via the coding sequence ATGAAACTGATCCCTGCATTTTTAAAACTGGTCCGGTGGCCCAACCTCATTTTTATAATGCTGACGCAGGTGCTGTTTCAATATGGTATTTATTACCCTGTTTATAGAAATAGTATACCGGCAGGCGACACGCTCCAATTTATATTGCTGGTGGTTGCCTCCTTGTTTATTGCTGCTGGGGGAAATATCATCAACGATTATTTCGATATGAATATCGACCGTATTAATAATCCCCGAAAGATGGTCATCGGAAAATATATTAACCGCCGGTGGGCATTGCTCTGGCACCTGGTACTGAGTGTGCTCGGTATTTTATTAACGGCTATTGCCGTTAATCCCTTTTCAAGGTGGTACCTGGTAGTGGCGAATGTTATTTGCGTCATTTTATTATGGTTCTATTCTGCAAGGTTTAAGAAAGATACCTTAATCGGGAACGTTATCGTTTCGCTGCTTACCGCCTGGACGATCATGATCATTTTTCTTTCAAAATTTTCTTTTTTTGACGCCTTTCATAATGCGCTGCCCCAACAATTGAAATTATTCCGCTTTGCGGTTCTGTATTCAGGCTTTGCGTTTATTATTTCACTGGTAAGAGAAGCGATCAAAGATGTGGAAGACATAGCCGGCGATCGTAAATACGGATGTAAAACTATGCCCATCGTATGGGGTATTAACGCCACGAAAGTATATGTGGCCGTTTGGATCATGCTCCTGATAGCGCTTTTAGGGGTGGTACAGGTTTATATTCTTCAGCTAGGCTGGTGGCTGGGCGTTGCCTATTGTACGGTGTTGATCATTGTACCCGCCCTATACCTGTTCAAAAAATTGATAGGGGCCAATAGTTCGAAAGATTATCATGATATCAGCAACCTTACAAAGACTATTATGCTTACCGGCATATTGTCTATGATAACTTTTTATTTTTATTTGTGA
- a CDS encoding KdsC family phosphatase, with product MDLLQRFQKVRVFMFDVDGVLTNGDLLVLESGEMARTMNTRDGYALQLAVKHGYRIIIVSGSAPSAVQLRLNRLGIDEVHFQVKDKKAFIENLMKDRGIPADEVLFMGDDMPDLPVFDSISLSCCPLDAAIDVQRAAKFISGLPGGRGCVREVIEKVLRANDQWGNEPLIAST from the coding sequence ATGGATTTGCTGCAGCGTTTTCAGAAAGTGAGGGTTTTTATGTTTGATGTGGACGGCGTATTGACCAACGGCGATCTACTGGTTTTGGAAAGCGGCGAAATGGCCCGTACGATGAATACCCGGGACGGGTATGCGCTGCAATTGGCCGTGAAGCATGGTTACAGAATAATTATAGTTTCGGGATCGGCCCCATCGGCCGTCCAGCTCCGGTTGAACCGCCTGGGAATTGATGAAGTGCATTTCCAGGTGAAGGATAAAAAAGCATTTATTGAAAACCTGATGAAAGACCGTGGGATTCCTGCAGATGAAGTACTGTTTATGGGAGATGATATGCCCGATCTTCCTGTTTTTGACAGTATATCGTTATCCTGTTGTCCGCTGGATGCGGCGATTGATGTACAAAGAGCCGCCAAATTTATATCCGGGTTACCGGGGGGCCGTGGCTGTGTACGCGAGGTGATTGAAAAAGTGCTGCGGGCAAATGATCAATGGGGAAATGAACCGTTAATCGCCTCTACTTAA
- a CDS encoding Rossmann-like and DUF2520 domain-containing protein — translation MKIVIVGTGNVATVLGKKLVAAGHEIVQVYGRDTTAASKLAYEWGTKSINYTSLITRDADLYLIAVADAAIPVIAADLQLKDKVVAHTAAAVPMEALEKVSENYGVFYPLQSIRKEQVVFPELTIYTEAVNVYTRNVLDHLAQSITDLPVHHADIALRSKLHVAAVFVNNFTNYLFDLAETFCEKEGIGFDELLPLIRNTVDRLTTDRPRNMQTGPAIRKDLETIARHKALLNNYPEQLAVYDFLSNALMHH, via the coding sequence ATGAAGATTGTTATAGTTGGTACAGGAAACGTGGCAACCGTACTGGGTAAAAAGCTGGTGGCCGCCGGCCATGAAATAGTGCAGGTTTACGGACGAGATACAACAGCAGCGTCGAAACTGGCCTATGAATGGGGCACAAAGTCGATTAATTATACCAGCCTTATCACCCGGGATGCGGATCTGTATCTGATAGCAGTTGCCGATGCTGCCATACCCGTCATTGCCGCCGATTTGCAGCTCAAAGATAAAGTAGTAGCGCATACAGCAGCGGCAGTTCCTATGGAAGCACTGGAGAAGGTTTCCGAAAACTACGGCGTTTTTTACCCTTTGCAAAGTATCCGTAAAGAACAGGTGGTGTTTCCTGAACTCACTATTTATACAGAGGCCGTTAATGTATATACCCGGAACGTTTTAGATCACCTGGCGCAATCGATCACCGACCTTCCGGTGCATCATGCAGATATCGCGCTGCGCTCAAAATTGCACGTTGCGGCGGTGTTCGTAAATAATTTTACCAACTATCTTTTTGATCTTGCCGAAACTTTTTGTGAAAAGGAAGGGATTGGTTTTGATGAGCTATTGCCACTGATCCGGAATACGGTAGACCGGCTTACCACGGACCGGCCGCGCAATATGCAAACGGGGCCGGCCATCAGAAAAGATCTGGAAACGATCGCCCGGCATAAAGCGCTGTTAAATAATTATCCGGAGCAGCTTGCAGTATATGATTTCCTGTCAAATGCATTGATGCACCATTAA
- a CDS encoding alpha/beta hydrolase: MKLQNFIKAGLKTQISLLALFSKRKAGNKAFNIFCTPFGKTTYAATAVLQSAEALQMTCNGMLLRGYRWNKGAPEKLLIAHGFRSHTQRFEHLIPHLIERNYEIVAFDAPAHGLSAGKRINAIDYTKAISLITSRYGPFDVYVAHSFGGLAVVLSVVAEQAQNENKKIVLFAPATNAQTLATTFLKAMAITDPSTQKHFYNNVTRLSNGKNLDWFSIERCLPDLRSPVLWIQDQSDQIIPAAEALTISDLRYPNIEFLFTEDLGHSGIYRDAAVLNKVYAFLDS; encoded by the coding sequence ATGAAATTACAAAATTTTATAAAGGCAGGGTTAAAAACACAGATCAGCCTCCTCGCCCTTTTCTCAAAACGGAAAGCCGGCAACAAAGCCTTCAATATATTCTGTACGCCTTTTGGAAAAACAACGTATGCAGCTACCGCCGTGTTACAATCTGCAGAAGCATTGCAAATGACCTGCAACGGAATGCTGCTAAGAGGTTACCGCTGGAACAAAGGCGCTCCTGAAAAATTGTTGATCGCGCATGGTTTCCGCTCCCACACCCAGCGTTTTGAACATTTAATTCCTCATTTAATAGAAAGGAACTATGAAATTGTTGCTTTTGATGCGCCGGCGCACGGGCTAAGTGCCGGCAAGCGGATCAATGCAATTGACTATACCAAAGCGATCAGTCTCATCACCAGCAGGTACGGCCCATTCGATGTTTATGTAGCACACTCCTTTGGCGGGCTTGCCGTTGTGCTAAGTGTGGTGGCGGAACAAGCCCAAAATGAAAATAAAAAAATTGTGCTGTTCGCGCCTGCCACTAACGCCCAAACCCTTGCCACCACTTTTTTGAAAGCGATGGCTATCACGGACCCTTCGACACAAAAACATTTTTACAACAATGTTACGCGCCTGAGCAATGGCAAAAACCTGGATTGGTTTTCGATAGAAAGATGCCTGCCGGATCTTCGTTCCCCGGTTTTATGGATACAGGATCAATCGGACCAGATTATTCCTGCAGCAGAAGCCTTAACCATTAGCGATTTGCGTTATCCTAATATTGAATTCCTTTTCACCGAAGACCTGGGGCATAGCGGCATTTACAGAGACGCCGCTGTTCTAAATAAGGTTTATGCTTTTTTGGATAGCTGA